From Ignavibacteriota bacterium, a single genomic window includes:
- the panB gene encoding 3-methyl-2-oxobutanoate hydroxymethyltransferase has product MKNNKTKQKPRVVTTKTVLKMKQTGEKISMLTGYDFLVAKYLDEVGIDIILVGDSLGNVVQGYETTLPVTVDDMIYHAKAVKRAVKNALIVVDMPFMSFQTSTDDAVRNAGRIMKEVGVGAVKLEGGAYIADIVRHLVKVGIPVMGHLGLTPQAINKFGTYEVRATDDAEAEELLNDAKVLAEAGVFAIVLEKIPSELAKRVTESISVPTIGIGAGTDCDGQVLVVYDMLGLTEEFKPRFVRRYAELANVMRGAFKQYIDDVKLQKFPSDKESY; this is encoded by the coding sequence ATGAAAAACAATAAGACAAAACAAAAACCGCGTGTCGTAACAACGAAAACCGTTTTGAAGATGAAACAAACCGGAGAAAAAATCTCCATGCTCACCGGTTACGATTTTCTCGTCGCAAAGTATTTAGATGAGGTGGGGATTGATATTATTCTCGTCGGCGATTCACTTGGAAATGTTGTGCAGGGGTACGAAACGACATTGCCCGTAACGGTAGATGATATGATTTATCATGCGAAAGCGGTAAAGCGAGCGGTGAAGAACGCGTTGATTGTGGTTGATATGCCGTTCATGTCGTTTCAAACAAGTACCGATGATGCAGTTCGAAACGCCGGAAGAATTATGAAGGAAGTCGGTGTTGGTGCGGTAAAACTTGAAGGTGGCGCGTATATCGCAGACATCGTTCGACATTTGGTGAAAGTGGGAATTCCGGTGATGGGGCATTTGGGATTGACGCCGCAGGCAATTAATAAATTCGGGACGTATGAAGTGCGTGCGACGGATGACGCAGAGGCGGAGGAATTATTGAATGATGCAAAAGTGCTTGCAGAAGCAGGAGTGTTTGCAATTGTGTTGGAAAAAATTCCGTCCGAACTTGCTAAACGTGTAACGGAATCAATTTCTGTTCCCACGATTGGCATCGGGGCGGGAACGGATTGTGACGGGCAGGTTCTTGTTGTGTATGATATGCTCGGATTGACGGAAGAATTTAAGCCGCGCTTTGTTCGTCGGTATGCTGAACTCGCAAACGTTATGCGTGGCGCATTCAAACAATATATTGATGATGTGAAGTTGCAGAAGTTTCCATCAGACAAAGAGAGTTATTAA
- the lpxA gene encoding acyl-ACP--UDP-N-acetylglucosamine O-acyltransferase yields MSTAIDTRAVVSPNAQIGEDVVIGPFSVIEDDVIIGRGTRIGSSAVLAKGTRVGEECRIHHGAVLGTVPQDLKFHGEESLLVVGDHTTVREYATLNRGTSATGKTKVGSHCFIMSYAHVAHDCEVGDYVILANSVNMAGHVKIEDHVVIGGMVPIHQFTRIGRHVMIGGGFRVSKDIPPYALAGHDPLMFEGLNSVGLRRRNFSPDVIRNIEHAYEIIYHRKMNVSQALETIKKEMQMTEEVKYIVEFIEASKRGIIPAYR; encoded by the coding sequence ATGAGTACAGCAATTGATACAAGAGCCGTTGTAAGTCCGAATGCACAAATAGGCGAGGATGTCGTCATCGGTCCGTTCAGTGTTATTGAAGATGATGTCATAATCGGGCGGGGAACGCGCATCGGTTCGAGCGCGGTGCTTGCAAAAGGAACTCGCGTCGGAGAAGAGTGCAGAATTCATCATGGCGCAGTGCTTGGGACTGTTCCACAAGATTTGAAATTTCATGGTGAAGAATCATTGCTTGTGGTTGGCGACCACACGACGGTGAGAGAATATGCAACATTGAACCGCGGAACATCCGCAACCGGCAAAACAAAAGTTGGTAGTCATTGTTTCATCATGTCGTATGCTCATGTTGCTCATGATTGTGAGGTCGGCGATTATGTGATTCTTGCAAATTCTGTCAACATGGCGGGACATGTAAAGATTGAAGACCATGTAGTCATTGGCGGTATGGTTCCGATTCATCAGTTCACACGCATTGGTCGTCATGTAATGATAGGCGGAGGCTTCCGTGTCTCGAAAGATATTCCGCCCTACGCGCTTGCAGGTCACGACCCGCTGATGTTTGAAGGATTAAATTCAGTTGGATTACGACGGAGAAACTTTTCTCCTGATGTCATCCGCAACATCGAGCATGCGTACGAAATAATTTATCACAGGAAGATGAATGTTTCGCAAGCGCTTGAGACAATCAAAAAAGAAATGCAAATGACGGAGGAAGTAAAATATATTGTCGAATTCATCGAAGCGAGTAAACGAGGCATCATCCCTGCGTACCGATGA
- a CDS encoding bifunctional UDP-3-O-[3-hydroxymyristoyl] N-acetylglucosamine deacetylase/3-hydroxyacyl-ACP dehydratase, protein MEKYQHTIKHPVTLEGIGLHTGVNTTMTFKPAPPDYGIRFQRVDLPDTPEVPALADHVVEVARGTTIQLGDAKVYTTEHILAALVGLQIDNVIIELNNIEPPICDGSAKPFVDVLLQAGIEQQQALRDYLVVDETIRYVDEKNGVDIVALPTDDYRLTVMIDYSNPALGSQHTGLFNLEKEFIEDFSSARTFCFLHEVEHLYEQGLIQGGNLNNAIVIVDRELPRKDIDRITKKLGISDAIVMDKGGTLNNKQLHYKNEPARHKLLDLMGDLALIGAPLKAQILAARPGHASNVEFAKKVRKKYLQHKLVKKYQLDGKQGTIFDVNALQRILPHRFPFLLVDKIIEFKLDEKIVGVKNVTMNEWFFEGHFPGKPVMPGVLIIEAMAQAGGVLLLNGVENPDGKLAMFTSINNAKFRKPVVPGDTLVMEVTMQNRRARMAQMNAKAFVDGVLAAEADLSAAIVDRTTLPGSSNPQ, encoded by the coding sequence ATGGAAAAATATCAACACACAATTAAGCATCCCGTTACGCTTGAAGGAATAGGGTTACACACAGGTGTCAACACAACGATGACGTTCAAACCGGCGCCACCGGATTACGGAATTCGTTTTCAACGGGTTGACTTACCGGATACACCGGAAGTTCCTGCTCTTGCCGACCATGTTGTTGAAGTTGCGCGTGGGACTACGATACAACTTGGCGATGCAAAGGTTTATACAACGGAACACATTCTTGCCGCGTTGGTTGGATTACAGATTGATAATGTTATCATCGAGTTGAACAACATCGAGCCGCCCATTTGCGATGGAAGCGCGAAACCATTTGTTGATGTCTTGCTTCAGGCAGGAATCGAACAACAACAGGCGCTTCGGGATTACTTGGTGGTTGATGAGACTATCAGATATGTTGATGAAAAAAATGGTGTGGACATCGTTGCACTTCCGACCGATGATTATCGTCTCACCGTCATGATTGATTATTCAAATCCCGCTCTCGGAAGTCAGCACACGGGTTTGTTCAATCTCGAAAAAGAATTTATCGAAGATTTTTCTTCGGCACGTACATTTTGCTTCCTCCACGAAGTAGAACATTTGTATGAACAGGGGTTGATTCAAGGAGGTAATCTCAACAATGCAATCGTTATTGTTGATAGAGAACTGCCAAGGAAAGACATTGACCGAATCACGAAGAAACTTGGCATCAGTGATGCAATCGTCATGGATAAAGGGGGGACGCTCAACAATAAACAACTTCACTATAAAAACGAACCTGCACGGCACAAACTCCTTGATTTGATGGGAGACCTTGCGCTCATCGGCGCGCCGCTGAAAGCACAGATTCTTGCCGCTCGTCCGGGACATGCAAGCAACGTTGAGTTCGCGAAGAAAGTCAGGAAGAAATATCTCCAGCATAAATTGGTCAAGAAATATCAACTCGACGGAAAGCAAGGGACAATATTTGATGTGAACGCACTTCAACGAATTCTTCCGCATCGTTTTCCGTTTCTTCTTGTTGACAAAATTATCGAGTTCAAACTTGATGAAAAAATAGTCGGTGTGAAAAATGTTACCATGAACGAATGGTTTTTCGAGGGACATTTCCCGGGCAAACCCGTTATGCCGGGCGTGTTAATCATTGAAGCGATGGCACAGGCAGGCGGCGTGTTGCTGTTGAACGGTGTTGAAAATCCTGATGGGAAACTTGCTATGTTTACGAGCATCAACAATGCGAAATTCCGAAAACCGGTTGTCCCCGGAGATACATTGGTGATGGAAGTAACGATGCAAAACCGTCGTGCAAGAATGGCGCAGATGAATGCCAAAGCATTTGTTGATGGCGTGTTAGCCGCAGAAGCAGATTTAAGTGCGGCAATTGTTGACAGAACAACACTTCCCGGTTCCTCCAATCCACAATAA
- the lpxD gene encoding UDP-3-O-(3-hydroxymyristoyl)glucosamine N-acyltransferase: MTLSEIARLLNGEISSGAEIEIERLAKIEDAGEGDITFFANPKYANHLSKTSATAILITKNIEAKELAQRTTPIHVVRVEDSYRAFLQLIDIFHPKATPLQKGIHPSAVISPIATLGEGVAIGACVVIGDGCTIGKNVTLHPGVVLSEHVSIDEGSLLYQNVSVREGCNIGKRVIIHPGTVVGSDGFGFAPTPDGTYEKIPQRGIVIIEDDVEVGANCTIDRATIGETRIKRGAKLDNLIQVAHNVVIGENTVIAAQAGISGSTKVGKNCVIAGQVGLVGHITLGDRTTIGAQSGVSKSVNETGTTIFGSPAKEARFAFRVQGAIQQLPDLLVEVRSLRNEIERLKSEIEKTT; encoded by the coding sequence ATGACACTTAGTGAAATTGCCCGGTTGCTGAACGGTGAGATTTCCTCAGGAGCGGAAATTGAAATCGAACGGCTTGCAAAAATCGAAGATGCGGGTGAAGGTGATATCACATTCTTCGCGAATCCGAAATATGCAAACCATCTTAGCAAGACATCCGCAACAGCAATTCTCATTACAAAAAATATTGAAGCAAAAGAACTCGCACAACGGACAACACCAATTCATGTTGTCCGGGTTGAAGATTCGTATCGTGCCTTTTTGCAACTCATTGATATCTTTCATCCCAAGGCAACTCCGCTACAAAAGGGAATTCATCCTTCAGCAGTGATTTCACCAATCGCAACACTCGGTGAAGGTGTTGCAATCGGAGCGTGTGTGGTTATTGGTGATGGATGTACGATTGGAAAAAATGTCACGCTTCATCCCGGTGTTGTTTTGAGTGAACATGTCTCGATAGATGAGGGAAGTTTGTTGTATCAAAACGTTTCTGTGCGAGAAGGGTGTAACATCGGAAAGCGAGTCATCATTCACCCGGGAACAGTTGTTGGAAGTGATGGCTTCGGTTTTGCGCCGACTCCGGATGGAACGTATGAAAAAATTCCTCAGCGTGGAATCGTCATCATTGAAGATGATGTAGAGGTTGGAGCGAATTGTACGATTGACCGGGCAACGATTGGAGAAACACGAATCAAACGTGGGGCAAAGTTGGACAACCTCATTCAAGTCGCGCATAATGTTGTGATTGGTGAAAACACTGTCATTGCGGCTCAAGCGGGAATTTCCGGCAGTACGAAGGTCGGGAAGAATTGTGTTATTGCGGGACAGGTCGGTTTGGTCGGACATATTACACTTGGAGACAGAACGACGATTGGCGCTCAATCGGGAGTATCCAAATCGGTGAATGAAACCGGGACGACAATTTTTGGTAGTCCGGCGAAGGAAGCGCGTTTCGCTTTTCGAGTACAGGGTGCAATTCAACAACTACCCGATTTGCTTGTTGAGGTCCGGTCACTACGAAACGAAATCGAGCGGCTAAAATCAGAGATAGAAAAAACAACATAA
- a CDS encoding OmpH family outer membrane protein, with the protein MILNYSFKAVLLMMCFAFVVNAQSKIGWFNSQAIMEKYPEAQDAQHQLDNIVADWQAELAKMQNEWKKKFEEYDKKKLILTDQLRADSEKELRELDQKISEFRNKKFGQNGELFQKQNDLMKPVQNKIYKILEEVAKDEEFDYIFDKSGEILLMYSNPALDMTQKVLEKLTNFSESK; encoded by the coding sequence ATGATTCTGAACTATTCATTCAAAGCAGTTTTATTGATGATGTGTTTCGCATTTGTTGTGAACGCACAATCAAAAATTGGTTGGTTTAACTCTCAGGCGATAATGGAAAAATATCCTGAAGCGCAGGACGCACAACATCAACTCGACAATATCGTCGCAGATTGGCAGGCGGAACTTGCCAAAATGCAGAACGAGTGGAAGAAGAAATTTGAAGAATACGATAAAAAGAAACTCATTCTTACCGACCAACTTCGTGCTGATTCTGAAAAAGAGTTGCGCGAACTTGACCAAAAGATTTCTGAATTCCGGAACAAGAAGTTCGGACAGAACGGAGAGTTGTTTCAAAAGCAGAACGATTTGATGAAACCCGTTCAAAACAAGATTTACAAAATTCTTGAAGAGGTAGCGAAAGATGAAGAATTCGATTACATCTTTGATAAAAGTGGTGAAATCCTGCTCATGTATTCAAATCCGGCTCTTGATATGACTCAAAAAGTGTTGGAGAAACTGACGAACTTCTCCGAGTCGAAATGA
- a CDS encoding OmpH family outer membrane protein has product MKVLHKNILLLIIAGLLFGGIVHAQTMKIGYVNSAKIMQEFSEAKDAQKQIDAFQMKIQDSLDIFNKEYQDKLKDYQTKESMLNDAAKKEKQQDLIMLEQRYNEFRDRKLGRDGELAIVTQRLLDPIKEKVLKSIASLAKDEKLTFVFDKNEAIQILLYGDVKFDYTNLVLDRLTRGK; this is encoded by the coding sequence GTGAAAGTACTACACAAAAATATTTTATTATTGATAATCGCCGGCTTACTTTTTGGCGGAATAGTTCATGCACAGACGATGAAAATCGGGTACGTGAATTCCGCGAAAATCATGCAGGAATTTTCTGAAGCGAAAGATGCACAGAAGCAGATTGATGCATTCCAGATGAAGATTCAGGATTCACTTGATATATTCAACAAAGAATATCAAGACAAACTGAAGGACTATCAGACGAAGGAATCCATGTTAAACGATGCGGCGAAGAAAGAAAAACAACAAGATCTAATCATGCTTGAGCAGCGCTACAACGAATTCCGCGACAGGAAATTAGGACGAGACGGAGAATTGGCTATTGTTACACAACGCTTGCTCGACCCGATTAAGGAAAAAGTTCTGAAATCAATTGCTTCTCTTGCAAAAGATGAGAAACTCACATTCGTGTTCGATAAGAACGAAGCGATTCAAATCTTGCTCTATGGCGATGTGAAATTCGATTACACTAATTTAGTGCTTGACCGCCTTACCCGCGGCAAGTAA